The proteins below are encoded in one region of Alistipes indistinctus YIT 12060:
- the pckA gene encoding phosphoenolpyruvate carboxykinase (ATP) has translation MAIDLSKYGITGVTEIVHNPSYDELFKEETKPGLEGFEKGTVTDMGAVNVMTGVYTGRSPKDKFFVLDDTTKDTIWWTSDEYKNDNKPISEKSWKALKELADKELSNKRLFVVDTFCGANENSRLKIRFIMEVAWQAHFVTNMFIRPTAEELKNYGEPDFVVLNASKAKVENYKELGLNSETAVVFNLTEKMQIILNTWYGGEMKKGMFSYMNYLLPLKGMASMHCSANTDKQGKNTAVFFGLSGTGKTTLSTDPKRLLIGDDEHGWDDEGVFNFEGGCYAKVINLDKESEPDIWNAIKRDALLENVTVREDGSVDFADKSVTENTRVSYPIYHITNIVKPVSKAGPAEKVIFLSADAFGVLPPVSILTPEQTQYYFLSGFTAKLAGTERGITEPTPTFSACFGAAFLSLHPTKYGEELVKKMKKSGATAYLVNTGWNGTGKRISIKDTRGIIDAILDGSIDKAPTKTMPYFDFKVPTALPGVDPKILDPRDTYANAADWDVKAKDLAERFIKNFAKFTGNEAGKKLVAAGPKL, from the coding sequence ATGGCAATTGATTTGAGCAAGTACGGCATCACGGGTGTGACCGAGATCGTACACAATCCCTCTTACGACGAGCTGTTCAAGGAAGAGACCAAACCGGGCCTGGAAGGTTTCGAGAAGGGCACCGTTACCGACATGGGCGCCGTGAACGTGATGACCGGCGTTTATACCGGCCGTTCGCCCAAAGATAAATTCTTCGTGCTGGACGATACCACCAAAGATACGATCTGGTGGACTTCGGACGAGTACAAGAACGACAACAAGCCCATTAGCGAGAAGAGCTGGAAGGCGCTCAAGGAGCTGGCCGACAAGGAACTGTCGAACAAGCGCCTGTTCGTCGTGGATACCTTTTGCGGAGCTAATGAGAACTCGCGTCTGAAAATCCGCTTCATTATGGAAGTGGCTTGGCAGGCTCATTTCGTGACCAACATGTTCATCCGTCCGACCGCCGAAGAGCTGAAAAACTACGGGGAACCCGATTTCGTAGTGCTGAACGCATCGAAAGCGAAGGTGGAGAACTACAAGGAACTGGGCCTGAATTCGGAGACCGCGGTCGTGTTCAACCTGACCGAAAAGATGCAGATTATCCTCAATACCTGGTATGGAGGCGAAATGAAGAAGGGTATGTTCTCGTACATGAACTACCTCCTGCCGCTGAAGGGGATGGCTTCGATGCACTGCTCGGCCAACACCGACAAACAGGGTAAAAACACCGCCGTATTTTTCGGACTGTCGGGCACCGGCAAGACGACCCTGTCGACCGACCCGAAGCGCCTGCTGATCGGCGACGATGAGCACGGCTGGGACGACGAAGGCGTTTTCAATTTCGAAGGCGGCTGCTACGCCAAAGTGATCAACCTCGACAAGGAGAGCGAACCCGATATCTGGAACGCAATCAAACGCGATGCACTGCTGGAGAACGTAACTGTTCGCGAGGACGGTTCGGTCGATTTCGCCGACAAGTCGGTAACTGAAAATACCCGCGTCTCGTACCCGATCTATCACATCACCAACATTGTGAAACCGGTTTCGAAGGCAGGTCCCGCTGAGAAGGTGATCTTCCTGTCGGCCGACGCATTCGGCGTACTGCCCCCGGTGTCGATCCTGACTCCCGAGCAGACTCAGTACTACTTCCTCTCCGGTTTCACCGCCAAACTGGCCGGTACCGAGCGCGGTATCACCGAACCGACCCCGACCTTCTCGGCCTGCTTCGGCGCAGCCTTCCTGTCGCTGCATCCGACCAAGTACGGCGAAGAGCTGGTGAAGAAGATGAAGAAATCGGGCGCTACCGCTTACCTGGTGAACACCGGTTGGAACGGTACCGGCAAGCGTATCTCGATCAAGGATACCCGCGGAATCATCGACGCGATCCTCGACGGTTCGATCGACAAGGCTCCGACCAAAACGATGCCTTATTTCGACTTCAAGGTTCCGACCGCTCTGCCGGGCGTAGATCCGAAGATCCTCGATCCGCGCGATACTTATGCGAACGCTGCCGATTGGGATGTGAAAGCCAAAGACCTGGCTGAACGCTTCATCAAGAATTTCGCCAAATTCACCGGCAACGAGGCTGGCAAGAAACTGGTCGCTGCCGGTCCGAAATTGTAA
- a CDS encoding coproporphyrinogen-III oxidase family protein: MAGVYIHIPFCKSRCHYCDFFSGTSLERRRELLAALHAELELRAGTAGPFPAGEPLCPANPRTDPAAASRTAPTTTSRTDQAPVSQTTPAKGPGVITLSAANRIETLYFGGGTPSLLTPHELGDFIRQVREQWPDAPLEEVTVEANPDDLSLSYLAALRREGANRLSIGIQSFLDRDLQWMHRRHDARTAVETVKAARRAGFGNLSIDLIYGVPQMTREEWRYNLEQALELQPEHISAYHLTIEPQTPFGRQARRGTLREADPETSRAQFALLREMLCGAGYEHYEVSNFALPERRARHNSHYWDGTPYLGIGPSAHSFDGERRQWNIANLSRYLELLPQGAQCETEALTPDMQYNEYVMTRLRTADGLRTGDLAVRFGARKLQYFLRQAQKFTAAGTLQVESGRYYIPPAHWFISDSVISDLFLA, translated from the coding sequence ATGGCAGGCGTCTACATCCATATCCCTTTTTGCAAAAGTCGCTGCCATTACTGCGACTTTTTCTCCGGCACATCGCTCGAGCGCCGCAGGGAACTTCTCGCGGCGCTGCACGCCGAACTGGAACTAAGGGCAGGTACAGCGGGGCCGTTCCCGGCCGGAGAACCCCTGTGCCCGGCGAATCCCCGAACAGACCCGGCTGCAGCCTCCCGAACAGCCCCGACCACGACCTCCCGAACGGACCAGGCCCCGGTTTCCCAAACCACTCCGGCAAAAGGTCCGGGCGTCATAACCCTCTCCGCCGCAAACCGGATCGAGACGCTCTACTTCGGCGGCGGCACGCCGAGCCTGCTCACGCCGCATGAATTGGGGGACTTTATCCGGCAGGTGCGGGAACAGTGGCCCGATGCGCCACTGGAAGAGGTGACCGTCGAGGCGAACCCCGACGACCTCTCCCTATCCTACCTCGCAGCCCTGCGCCGCGAAGGGGCCAACCGCCTCAGCATAGGCATCCAGTCGTTCCTCGACCGCGACCTGCAGTGGATGCACCGCCGCCACGACGCCCGCACGGCGGTCGAAACGGTGAAGGCCGCACGCCGGGCCGGGTTCGGCAACCTGAGCATCGACCTGATTTACGGAGTGCCGCAAATGACGCGCGAAGAGTGGCGCTACAACCTCGAACAGGCCCTCGAATTGCAGCCGGAACACATTTCGGCCTATCACCTCACCATCGAACCGCAAACCCCGTTCGGACGACAGGCGCGCCGGGGCACGCTCCGCGAAGCCGATCCGGAGACGAGCCGCGCCCAGTTCGCATTGCTGCGCGAGATGCTCTGCGGGGCGGGTTACGAACATTACGAAGTTTCGAACTTCGCGCTGCCGGAACGCCGCGCCCGGCACAACAGCCACTATTGGGACGGCACCCCGTACCTCGGCATCGGCCCGTCGGCGCACTCCTTCGACGGGGAGCGCCGCCAATGGAACATCGCCAACCTGAGCCGCTACCTCGAACTTCTGCCGCAGGGCGCGCAGTGCGAAACCGAAGCGCTGACGCCCGACATGCAATACAACGAATACGTGATGACCCGGCTGCGCACGGCCGACGGGCTGCGCACCGGCGACCTGGCCGTCCGGTTCGGGGCACGCAAATTGCAGTATTTCCTGCGGCAGGCGCAAAAATTCACCGCCGCAGGAACGCTGCAGGTCGAATCCGGACGCTACTATATCCCTCCCGCACATTGGTTTATCTCGGACAGCGTCATTTCTGATCTTTTTCTCGCTTAA
- a CDS encoding C10 family peptidase has protein sequence MAVLFGCAKENLPQRPDAAIAVGQAKSRFLTLDSIQQLAAELPECFGEGALTRSGYTKSVADLFPLNDILRSSATKSGETDDAEVTKNIYVVNYADDGGFAILAADTLMETILAYSDQGNITDTMDNPGVRMFMEMIPGYAAAQLAHDPGWDSMSMEDKYPAQSEILLRREYTQVGPFVPVRWSQWTPFNNALYFGPILTCDNHNPPAGCVAIAMLQIMAANSYPASFQTWNNHFSCDWDKWRKYLMGISIPKNSYDEQAIAALVKEIGSAVDMSYGCTGSSSTIKKADAAFRNRFNYLTDGIYSFNADRVSMELYYKRAVFVSGFATDNWIGHSDGHAWVIDGRKDVYRVWGVYNNFYDENWNLIRQEPAGERKEQETRWLHCNYGWEGAGNGYYYVGVFNTEFPVELDPGCVKPNKFYYYRFKLEIIKNIRPNI, from the coding sequence ATGGCTGTGTTATTCGGCTGTGCGAAAGAAAACCTCCCGCAGCGCCCGGACGCCGCCATAGCGGTCGGGCAGGCTAAGTCGCGTTTTCTGACGCTGGACTCTATTCAACAGTTGGCCGCCGAATTGCCGGAGTGTTTCGGAGAGGGTGCGCTGACGCGCTCCGGATACACGAAATCCGTGGCCGACCTCTTTCCGTTGAACGATATACTTCGTTCCTCCGCCACTAAATCGGGAGAAACAGACGACGCAGAAGTCACTAAAAATATTTACGTGGTCAATTACGCCGACGACGGAGGCTTCGCGATTCTTGCCGCCGACACCCTGATGGAGACGATTCTGGCCTACTCCGATCAGGGTAATATCACCGATACGATGGACAACCCCGGCGTGCGGATGTTTATGGAGATGATACCGGGATATGCCGCCGCGCAGCTTGCGCATGATCCGGGTTGGGATTCCATGAGCATGGAAGACAAATACCCGGCGCAATCGGAGATTCTTTTGAGGCGGGAGTATACACAGGTCGGGCCGTTCGTTCCGGTACGGTGGAGCCAGTGGACACCTTTTAATAACGCTTTATACTTCGGACCTATTTTAACTTGTGATAATCACAATCCCCCGGCCGGCTGCGTGGCAATCGCTATGTTGCAAATTATGGCGGCCAACAGTTACCCGGCTTCTTTTCAGACATGGAATAACCACTTCTCCTGCGATTGGGATAAATGGCGGAAGTATCTGATGGGAATAAGCATACCTAAGAATTCTTACGACGAGCAAGCTATAGCCGCATTGGTGAAAGAGATCGGTTCGGCAGTGGATATGTCTTACGGATGTACGGGAAGCAGTTCCACTATCAAGAAAGCGGATGCAGCTTTCCGGAACCGGTTCAATTATCTGACGGATGGTATTTACAGTTTTAATGCCGACCGGGTTAGCATGGAATTGTATTATAAACGGGCGGTATTCGTGAGCGGTTTTGCAACCGACAACTGGATCGGTCATTCCGACGGCCATGCGTGGGTAATTGACGGACGCAAGGATGTTTACCGGGTATGGGGCGTTTACAACAATTTCTACGATGAAAACTGGAATTTAATCCGCCAGGAACCGGCCGGGGAACGCAAAGAACAAGAGACCCGCTGGTTGCACTGCAATTATGGCTGGGAAGGAGCAGGTAACGGTTACTATTATGTCGGCGTATTCAATACCGAGTTTCCCGTCGAATTAGATCCGGGTTGTGTCAAACCGAATAAGTTTTATTATTACCGTTTCAAACTTGAGATCATAAAAAACATAAGACCTAACATTTAA
- a CDS encoding DUF4493 domain-containing protein, whose protein sequence is MKSLTAVSAVLPLLLLASGCSKDRNEPRGNGTLNIRLEMDDRIDLVATQACNTKAAPDLGAFTLEVTQDETVVHKIPTLGANTSPSLTLEAGDYTVSAYSQPFAAPAFDTPVYGASQLLTIMAGGTKDVALECTQTNAGVKINYSDDFKAQHTSYSTRIAHSTGTLDFSGSDAGRTGYFPTGYVDLIVTADGKEYTQAIQLKARRLYTITVKDANVPVTSGHANISISVSTDVTNENVEITFPANGGNTGGDGGTRQTIYGENIGSTDVTSSALVLSFKGWQNQTGSGISYSGSGRIDSQSALQSASYSGASGGNYLTLSAGNKFNISGLSTTGYSSPVFTFGLACATAGFDPAQLEVYVNSADAADDGPALSYTYESNGEWMLCTVSTGIPSGDNLRIRIVSQASFRLDDFKLTGEK, encoded by the coding sequence ATGAAAAGCTTGACCGCCGTATCCGCAGTACTGCCGTTGCTTTTATTGGCTTCGGGTTGCAGCAAAGACCGCAACGAGCCTCGGGGCAACGGCACGCTGAACATCCGCCTGGAGATGGACGACCGGATCGACCTGGTCGCGACACAGGCCTGCAACACCAAAGCGGCTCCCGACCTGGGCGCCTTTACGCTCGAAGTCACGCAGGATGAAACCGTAGTACACAAGATTCCGACCCTCGGCGCCAACACATCGCCGAGCCTGACGCTCGAAGCGGGAGACTATACCGTCAGCGCCTATTCGCAGCCGTTCGCCGCACCGGCTTTCGACACGCCGGTCTACGGCGCGTCCCAACTGCTGACGATCATGGCCGGGGGGACGAAGGACGTCGCACTGGAGTGTACGCAAACTAATGCCGGTGTGAAAATCAACTATTCGGACGATTTCAAGGCGCAGCACACCTCCTACTCCACCCGCATTGCGCACAGTACCGGCACGCTCGACTTTTCGGGCAGCGACGCCGGCCGTACCGGATACTTCCCCACCGGGTACGTGGATTTGATCGTCACCGCCGACGGCAAGGAGTATACGCAGGCGATCCAACTGAAAGCCCGCAGGCTTTACACCATCACGGTCAAGGATGCCAACGTGCCTGTCACTTCGGGCCATGCGAACATCTCGATCAGCGTCTCCACCGACGTGACCAACGAGAATGTCGAGATCACCTTCCCCGCAAACGGAGGAAACACCGGCGGTGACGGCGGCACCCGGCAAACGATCTACGGGGAGAATATCGGAAGTACAGACGTCACTAGCTCCGCGTTGGTGTTAAGTTTCAAGGGTTGGCAGAACCAAACCGGATCGGGCATCTCCTATTCGGGAAGCGGCAGGATCGACAGCCAGTCCGCGCTCCAATCGGCCTCCTATTCCGGCGCGTCCGGAGGAAACTACCTCACCCTCTCGGCCGGCAACAAGTTCAACATCTCGGGCCTCAGCACCACGGGATACAGTTCCCCCGTCTTTACGTTCGGCCTTGCCTGTGCGACCGCAGGGTTCGACCCCGCCCAACTGGAAGTCTACGTCAACAGCGCCGATGCGGCCGACGACGGCCCCGCACTCAGCTACACCTACGAATCCAATGGGGAGTGGATGCTGTGCACGGTCAGCACGGGCATCCCCTCCGGCGACAACCTCCGCATCCGGATCGTCTCGCAGGCCTCCTTCCGACTCGACGACTTCAAACTCACCGGTGAAAAATAG
- a CDS encoding SIMPL domain-containing protein, translated as METNNSRVMLWSAALIAAGLVLLGWTLRSGIVHFKDSERVVTVKGLSEQEVKADRVIWPLMYKQVGDDLTVLYNNIEKTNGTIIAFLRSNGVDEKEITIAPSQLVDMAAELYNPNAPRYRYSVTTVLTVVTDKVDLVRSLMQRQGDLLKQGVAVTGGDYQYRTQFLYTGLNTIKPGMIEEATANARTAAEKFAHDSKSKLGKIRSATQGQFSIEDRDENTPYIKSVRVVTTVEYYLKD; from the coding sequence ATGGAAACAAACAATTCCCGGGTTATGCTTTGGAGCGCTGCGCTGATCGCGGCAGGGCTCGTATTGCTGGGCTGGACGCTCCGCAGCGGCATCGTACACTTCAAGGACAGCGAACGCGTGGTTACCGTCAAGGGGCTCTCCGAACAGGAGGTGAAGGCCGACCGGGTGATCTGGCCGCTGATGTACAAGCAGGTGGGCGACGACCTGACGGTGCTGTACAACAACATCGAAAAGACGAACGGCACGATCATCGCCTTCCTCCGCAGCAACGGCGTGGATGAAAAGGAGATCACCATCGCCCCGTCGCAACTGGTTGATATGGCCGCCGAACTGTACAACCCAAATGCGCCGCGCTACCGATACAGCGTTACGACCGTACTGACGGTCGTAACCGACAAGGTGGACCTGGTGCGCTCGCTGATGCAGCGGCAGGGAGACCTGCTCAAGCAGGGCGTAGCGGTCACCGGAGGCGACTACCAGTACCGGACGCAGTTCCTTTACACGGGACTCAACACGATCAAGCCCGGCATGATCGAGGAGGCGACAGCAAACGCACGCACGGCAGCCGAGAAATTCGCCCACGATTCGAAAAGCAAACTCGGCAAAATCCGCTCGGCTACCCAGGGACAGTTCTCGATCGAAGACCGCGATGAAAATACCCCTTATATTAAATCGGTCCGCGTAGTCACGACCGTAGAGTATTACCTGAAGGATTAA
- a CDS encoding VanZ family protein has product MHKPHYKFVLTLLLVLWTAGVLYGSLAPGDDLPPAGWLAMIPYFDKVVHFGFYFGETLLVLLLFEPRGWRRWTAVAAVILCSGAVELVQGALGYRSKDFWDFVANSSGALVAVAVAPLLQRFVKRSLR; this is encoded by the coding sequence ATGCACAAGCCACACTATAAATTCGTCTTAACCCTGCTGCTGGTCCTCTGGACGGCGGGAGTGCTCTACGGTTCGCTCGCGCCGGGCGACGACCTGCCCCCGGCCGGGTGGCTGGCGATGATTCCCTATTTCGATAAAGTGGTGCATTTCGGCTTCTATTTCGGGGAAACGCTGCTCGTGCTGCTACTTTTCGAACCCCGCGGCTGGCGCCGCTGGACTGCGGTCGCCGCGGTGATCCTCTGTTCGGGTGCGGTCGAACTCGTGCAGGGTGCACTGGGCTACCGCTCCAAGGATTTCTGGGATTTCGTGGCCAACAGCTCCGGAGCGCTGGTCGCGGTGGCTGTAGCGCCGTTGCTGCAACGGTTCGTAAAACGGTCGCTACGCTGA
- a CDS encoding DUF4251 domain-containing protein: MKRIAILGVFLLLGAATLTQAQDRKAAREARRQQQQQQQQVQNAGNFQTAMQALKDSSFVIEVNQIQGQYGKVVYVTANDNFVALNKNTSTVQLAFNNGVPGLNGAGGVTLSGTISDLKIRTDKHGNVTYQYQLQGNSISSTVIITLFNGDNKVSVVLNSTYSNSRLTFFGRLYPASQSDVYKAQPNILIPWGLVN; encoded by the coding sequence ATGAAAAGGATCGCAATTTTGGGCGTATTCCTGCTTTTGGGAGCCGCCACACTGACTCAGGCACAAGACCGCAAAGCCGCCCGCGAGGCGCGCCGCCAGCAGCAACAACAGCAACAGCAGGTGCAGAACGCGGGTAATTTCCAGACGGCGATGCAGGCACTCAAGGACAGTTCTTTCGTTATTGAAGTCAACCAGATACAAGGACAGTACGGCAAGGTCGTTTATGTCACCGCCAACGACAACTTCGTGGCTTTGAACAAGAACACTTCGACCGTGCAGCTCGCGTTCAACAACGGCGTGCCGGGACTCAACGGTGCGGGCGGCGTGACGCTGTCGGGTACCATTTCGGACCTGAAAATCCGCACCGACAAGCATGGTAACGTCACTTACCAGTACCAGCTGCAAGGTAATTCGATCTCGTCTACGGTCATCATCACCCTGTTCAACGGGGATAATAAGGTATCGGTCGTGCTGAATTCGACTTACAGCAATTCGCGGCTTACCTTCTTCGGAAGGCTGTATCCCGCTTCGCAGTCGGATGTTTACAAAGCACAGCCGAATATTTTAATTCCCTGGGGATTGGTTAATTAA